Within the Tessaracoccus flavescens genome, the region TCGCTCTTGAGATCGATCCTGCCGACGATCTGGTCGTCGACGAGCACGGGCAGCACGTAGTAGCCGTGTTCGCGCTTCTCCTTCGGGGTGTAGATCGAGATCCGGTAGTGGAAGCCGAACAGCCGCTCGCCCCTCGGCCGGAACCAGACGAGCGGATCGAAGGGCGATAGCAGCGCCGCAGCCGTCACCGAGCGGGGCACCTTCGTCCGGGCGGCCAGATAGGCGGGCTTGTCCCAACCCTCGACGCTGACCTGCTCCAGTTGCCCGTCCGCCACGAGCCGTTCGAGGGCGGGCCGTGCCGTCGCCGGCTTGAGGCGCGGATAGTCGGCCAGGTCCTCGAGCGTCGCGATCCCGTAGGCGAGGGAGGCTCGACGCACGAGTTCATGGATCGCCTCCTCACGCGGCAGCTCCTCGAGCGCCCGGTCCGGCAGGACCTGGTCTGCGAGGCCGAACCGGCGTTCGAACCGCTGCCTCCCCACCACGACCAGCTCGCCCTTGCGGAACAGCCAGTTCGCGGCCCAGTGCACGTCGTTGCGGTTCCACCATCCGCCTCCAGTCGAGACGTTGTCGGGGTGCTCGAGGTCGCGCACCCGGGTCGGGCCCCGACCGGCGAACTCGGCGCGCACCTCGTCGAGGAGACGCCGGTTCTCCTCCCCCCACTGCCGGAACCCGTCACGCATGGACGCCTCCCGGTGCCAGGCCCACAGCGGCCAGTCGGCGACGGGCACGACGGTGGCCTCGTGCGCGATGTACTCGGTGTACTCGCCGAGCCCCCTGCCCTGGTCATGACGAAGCAGACGGTCGAGCGCCGAGCGCTCATACGGGCCGAGCCGGGCGAGCAGCGGCAGGTAGTGGCTCCGCTCGAAGACGTTGACCGAGTCGAGCTGCAGAACCCCCATCCGCGTGATCTCGCGGCGCAGGGCCGCCGGGCCGACCGTCGCCGGTCTGGACGAGTCGAGGCCTTGGGCGCGGATGGCGATGCCACGGGCCGCGGCCTGGCTGACGTGACGCATCTGCCCAGAATAGGGTGGGACTATCCACAGTTCGCGTCGACGGCCCGGTTCCGTCCGTCCGGCGGCCTACGCTCACCCCATGGCCCTGTTCGCCGTGCTGCTGGTCGCCGTGCTCGCCACCCTCGGGTGGCGACTGCTGGTGCCGCGCGTGCGCGTCGAGGACGACGAGTCCCCCGACTTCGCCTCCCTCGTGACCGGCC harbors:
- a CDS encoding winged helix-turn-helix domain-containing protein, giving the protein MRHVSQAAARGIAIRAQGLDSSRPATVGPAALRREITRMGVLQLDSVNVFERSHYLPLLARLGPYERSALDRLLRHDQGRGLGEYTEYIAHEATVVPVADWPLWAWHREASMRDGFRQWGEENRRLLDEVRAEFAGRGPTRVRDLEHPDNVSTGGGWWNRNDVHWAANWLFRKGELVVVGRQRFERRFGLADQVLPDRALEELPREEAIHELVRRASLAYGIATLEDLADYPRLKPATARPALERLVADGQLEQVSVEGWDKPAYLAARTKVPRSVTAAALLSPFDPLVWFRPRGERLFGFHYRISIYTPKEKREHGYYVLPVLVDDQIVGRIDLKSDRKAGVLRVQHAHVEPTQVTRSRELAGRVAPLLHEAAAWQGLSEVSLTGPGTWVADLARVI